One part of the Megachile rotundata isolate GNS110a chromosome 16, iyMegRotu1, whole genome shotgun sequence genome encodes these proteins:
- the LOC100879517 gene encoding nonsense-mediated mRNA decay factor SMG8 isoform X1, whose amino-acid sequence MRPQKFRFPCDIESFVQTDKKVVIVSVFGKSQYRAKGCKTNMLGSILQVGLLDEPEVNEDSYCEIEGYYDTKDKTIYLHLRGLLDTHTLVSEYDRFMEKQDCKDFLSVWAHMRDKYARALLVLFHISHVIILTHPTHTFDYSYVHLFRAIDIVRQKVSPQLSDVLSCIYSLPKDWVSNVRPCSPRVLFYFETCPSVFQDSSSGANIKKLEHSLEDQIYHVLRKNRIVTNISSNSLFAIPANQEFVYVHTGTNESRDILGYMARKLMQSCKVSSGGSTSRSLASQDSNIQIDDTESDTRSFRSFLQQHINLAFARGFDDNVGRHSMPAYFEIPNVQIFCEVANKVYDYFIHGTDKELLTLHSLLDTDVKFSKSRCSKVLPRALQTYQENLPQHYTRAYHETKLAHAMAVFEMHARGPLFEEFSEKLQAECEKHWRSGRQMCEVLSLTGNPCTNPIHRGGSEGAGGGEQADQRDSDNDLPIREHCSGVRYICACNCGRCQGSREDPFSLRQANYDYFQILAKQCGCAQLESIQFPVFQPSTHNYRPAQLFSTKRKDSFSHADSPLPQGNTQACSLGVNNSLNDDIRTPYGSGGQSPPTSETNEDVPKLSNKTSLTPSDAHKVVIEVSDSDAENARDVAEKSLVRQPSTTEYLPGMLHTESPAGLLPQFSSWSLVCLGPSSLYSHNLGLQHQAGVLPTSAFLLPWDVTVRLEHQKERGSLWPTIGDHGTHGYCPRGKNFQNMNTIRGRKSKGGKEFVVKIFVGVEYECPRGHRFMASAPDKVLKATGNGIVKDSGNKVTSSTADMPLYFACPCRQTKPLIAQLMRIHVVTPKAPVHVTLNPRVQPGPPPCPIFVTGCDEPIKLSQSAYWVLRLPYVYMDEKGPYLAPKEPVPTSHGRLLAGMYGISEVLPEKK is encoded by the exons atgagACCACAGAAATTTCGGTTTCCATGTGATATAGAAAG TTTTGTACAAACAGATAAGAAGGTGGTAATTGTATCTGTATTTGGAAAGTCGCAGTACCGTGCAAAAGGATGCAAGACAAATATGCTAGGTTCGATTCTGCAAGTTGGTCTCCTGGATGAACCAGAAGTGAATGAAGATTCATAT TGTGAAATAGAAGGATACTATGATACTAAAGATAAAACAATATATTTGCATTTAAGAGGTCTATTAGACACTCATACTCTAGTATCAGAATATGATAGATTTATGGAGAAACAAGACTGTAAGGATTTTCTTAGCGTATGGGCTCACATGAGGGATAAATATGCTAGAGCATTACTTGTTTTGTTTCATATATCTCATGTAATTATTCTCACTCATCCGACTCATACATTTGATTATagttatgtacatttatttagaGCCATAGATATTGTAAG GCAGAAGGTTTCACCACAGCTTTCTGATGTTTTAAGTTGCATCTATAGTTTACCTAAAGACTGGGTCTCTAATGTTAGACCTTGCTCTCCAAGGgtattattttactttgaaaCATGTCCTTCTGTATTTCAAGATTCCAGTAGTGGAGCTAATATCAAAAAGTTAGAACATTCCTTGGAAGATCAGATCTATCATGTGTTAAGGAAGAACCGTATAGTAACTAATATCAG cTCTAACTCACTATTTGCAATTCCTGCTAACCAAGAATTTGTCTATGTACATACTGGTACAAATGAATCCAGAGATATATTAGGGTACATGGCAAGAAAACTTATGCAAAGTTGTAAAGTCAGTTCTGGTGGTAGTACCTCAAGAAGTCTAGCTAGTCAAGATTCCAACATTCAGATAGATGATACAGAAAGTG ACACTAGGTCTTTCAGATCATTTCTACAACAACACATAAACCTAGCTTTTGCAAGAGGTTTTGATGATAATGTTGGAAGGCATTCTATGCCTGCATATTTTGAG ATACCTAATGTTCAAATATTCTGTGAAGTGGCAAATAAAGTGTACGATTATTTCATACATGGAACAGACAAGGAACTGCTAACTCTGCACAGTTTGCTAGATACAGATGTTAAATTCAGCAAAAGCAGATGCAGTAAAGTTCTTCCACGAGCTTTACAAACATATCAAGAAAATCTACCACAACATTATACCAGGGCATATCACGAAACGAAGCTGGCTCATGCGATGGCTGTTTTTGAGATGCATGCACGAGGTCCTCTCTTCGAGGAATTTAGCGAGAAACTTCAGGCTGAATGCGAGAAACATTGGCGTTCTGGGAGACAAATGTGCGAGGTTTTGTCCCTTACAGGTAATCCTTGCACAAATCCAATACATAGGGGAGGAAGTGAAGGTGCTGGAGGTGGAGAACAAGCAGATCAAAGAGACAGCGATAA TGATTTGCCAATCAGAGAACATTGCAGTGGAGTTCGATATATTTGTGCATGTAACTGTGGTCGTTGTCAAGGCTCAAGGGAAGATCCCTTTAGTTTGAGGCAAGCTAACTATgactattttcaaatattagcaAAACAATGTGGCTGTGCACAATTAGAAAGTATACAATTTCCAGTCTTTCAACCAAGTACACATAACTACAG ACCAGCAcaattattttcaacaaaaCGGAAAGATTCTTTTAGTCATGCAGACTCGCCTCTACCACAAGGGAATACCCAAGCCTGTAGTCTTGGGGTGAACAATAGTTTAAATG atGACATTCGTACTCCTTATGGAAGCGGTGGCCAGTCACCGCCAACAAGCGAAACAAATGAAGATGTTCCCAAGCTGAGTAATAAAACTAGTCTAACACCAAGCGATGCACACAAAGTTGTCATAGAAGTTTCTGATAGTGATGCAGAAAATGCAAGAG ATGTTGCAGAGAAATCTCTGGTCAGACAACCATCGACTACAGAATATTTGCCAGGCATGCTTCACACAGAGTCACCAGCTGGCTTGCTGCCGCAATTTTCTAGTTGGTCTTTGGTTTGTCTTGGACCTAGCAGTTTGTATTCACACAATTTGGGTCTTCAACATCAAGCTGGTGTTCTGCCTACTTCTGCTTTTCTTTTACCTTGGGATGTGACTGTAAG ACTAGAACATCAAAAAGAGAGAGGTTCTTTGTGGCCTACAATAGGTGACCATGGAACTCATGGGTACTGTCCAAGAGGAAAGAATTTCCAGAATATGAACACTATTCGCGGTAGGAAATCCAAAGGTGGGAAAGAATTTGTAGTGAAGATATTCGTTGGAGTAGAATACGAATGTCCACGAGGACACAGATTCATGGCATCCGCTCCGGACAAAGTATTAAAAGCAACTGGAAACGGGATTGTTAAAGACAGTGGAAATAAAGTCACATCCAGCACAGCAGATATGCCCCTTTATTTTGCATGTCCTTGCAG GCAAACGAAGCCACTGATCGCTCAATTAATGAGGATTCATGTGGTGACGCCAAAAGCACCCGTTCATGTCACGTTGAATCCTAGAGTTCAACCAGGACCTCCACCGTGTCCAATTTTTGTTACTGGTTGCGATGAACCGATAAAACTTTCGCAAAGTGCCTACTGGGTTTTGCGATTACC ATACGTATACATGGATGAGAAGGGACCGTATTTGGCGCCGAAAGAACCAGTACCGACATCTCACGGCAGGTTATTGGCGGGAATGTACGGAATCAGCGAAGTACTTccggaaaaaaaataa
- the LOC100879517 gene encoding nonsense-mediated mRNA decay factor SMG8 isoform X2, which produces MRPQKFRFPCDIESFVQTDKKVVIVSVFGKSQYRAKGCKTNMLGSILQVGLLDEPEVNEDSYCEIEGYYDTKDKTIYLHLRGLLDTHTLVSEYDRFMEKQDCKDFLSVWAHMRDKYARALLVLFHISHVIILTHPTHTFDYSYVHLFRAIDIVRQKVSPQLSDVLSCIYSLPKDWVSNVRPCSPRVLFYFETCPSVFQDSSSGANIKKLEHSLEDQIYHVLRKNRIVTNISSNSLFAIPANQEFVYVHTGTNESRDILGYMARKLMQSCKVSSGGSTSRSLASQDSNIQIDDTESDTRSFRSFLQQHINLAFARGFDDNVGRHSMPAYFEIPNVQIFCEVANKVYDYFIHGTDKELLTLHSLLDTDVKFSKSRCSKVLPRALQTYQENLPQHYTRAYHETKLAHAMAVFEMHARGPLFEEFSEKLQAECEKHWRSGRQMCEVLSLTGNPCTNPIHRGGSEGAGGGEQADQRDSDNDLPIREHCSGVRYICACNCGRCQGSREDPFSLRQANYDYFQILAKQCGCAQLESIQFPVFQPSTHNYRPAQLFSTKRKDSFSHADSPLPQGNTQACSLGVNNSLNDDIRTPYGSGGQSPPTSETNEDVPKLSNKTSLTPSDAHKVVIEVSDSDAENAREKSLVRQPSTTEYLPGMLHTESPAGLLPQFSSWSLVCLGPSSLYSHNLGLQHQAGVLPTSAFLLPWDVTVRLEHQKERGSLWPTIGDHGTHGYCPRGKNFQNMNTIRGRKSKGGKEFVVKIFVGVEYECPRGHRFMASAPDKVLKATGNGIVKDSGNKVTSSTADMPLYFACPCRQTKPLIAQLMRIHVVTPKAPVHVTLNPRVQPGPPPCPIFVTGCDEPIKLSQSAYWVLRLPYVYMDEKGPYLAPKEPVPTSHGRLLAGMYGISEVLPEKK; this is translated from the exons atgagACCACAGAAATTTCGGTTTCCATGTGATATAGAAAG TTTTGTACAAACAGATAAGAAGGTGGTAATTGTATCTGTATTTGGAAAGTCGCAGTACCGTGCAAAAGGATGCAAGACAAATATGCTAGGTTCGATTCTGCAAGTTGGTCTCCTGGATGAACCAGAAGTGAATGAAGATTCATAT TGTGAAATAGAAGGATACTATGATACTAAAGATAAAACAATATATTTGCATTTAAGAGGTCTATTAGACACTCATACTCTAGTATCAGAATATGATAGATTTATGGAGAAACAAGACTGTAAGGATTTTCTTAGCGTATGGGCTCACATGAGGGATAAATATGCTAGAGCATTACTTGTTTTGTTTCATATATCTCATGTAATTATTCTCACTCATCCGACTCATACATTTGATTATagttatgtacatttatttagaGCCATAGATATTGTAAG GCAGAAGGTTTCACCACAGCTTTCTGATGTTTTAAGTTGCATCTATAGTTTACCTAAAGACTGGGTCTCTAATGTTAGACCTTGCTCTCCAAGGgtattattttactttgaaaCATGTCCTTCTGTATTTCAAGATTCCAGTAGTGGAGCTAATATCAAAAAGTTAGAACATTCCTTGGAAGATCAGATCTATCATGTGTTAAGGAAGAACCGTATAGTAACTAATATCAG cTCTAACTCACTATTTGCAATTCCTGCTAACCAAGAATTTGTCTATGTACATACTGGTACAAATGAATCCAGAGATATATTAGGGTACATGGCAAGAAAACTTATGCAAAGTTGTAAAGTCAGTTCTGGTGGTAGTACCTCAAGAAGTCTAGCTAGTCAAGATTCCAACATTCAGATAGATGATACAGAAAGTG ACACTAGGTCTTTCAGATCATTTCTACAACAACACATAAACCTAGCTTTTGCAAGAGGTTTTGATGATAATGTTGGAAGGCATTCTATGCCTGCATATTTTGAG ATACCTAATGTTCAAATATTCTGTGAAGTGGCAAATAAAGTGTACGATTATTTCATACATGGAACAGACAAGGAACTGCTAACTCTGCACAGTTTGCTAGATACAGATGTTAAATTCAGCAAAAGCAGATGCAGTAAAGTTCTTCCACGAGCTTTACAAACATATCAAGAAAATCTACCACAACATTATACCAGGGCATATCACGAAACGAAGCTGGCTCATGCGATGGCTGTTTTTGAGATGCATGCACGAGGTCCTCTCTTCGAGGAATTTAGCGAGAAACTTCAGGCTGAATGCGAGAAACATTGGCGTTCTGGGAGACAAATGTGCGAGGTTTTGTCCCTTACAGGTAATCCTTGCACAAATCCAATACATAGGGGAGGAAGTGAAGGTGCTGGAGGTGGAGAACAAGCAGATCAAAGAGACAGCGATAA TGATTTGCCAATCAGAGAACATTGCAGTGGAGTTCGATATATTTGTGCATGTAACTGTGGTCGTTGTCAAGGCTCAAGGGAAGATCCCTTTAGTTTGAGGCAAGCTAACTATgactattttcaaatattagcaAAACAATGTGGCTGTGCACAATTAGAAAGTATACAATTTCCAGTCTTTCAACCAAGTACACATAACTACAG ACCAGCAcaattattttcaacaaaaCGGAAAGATTCTTTTAGTCATGCAGACTCGCCTCTACCACAAGGGAATACCCAAGCCTGTAGTCTTGGGGTGAACAATAGTTTAAATG atGACATTCGTACTCCTTATGGAAGCGGTGGCCAGTCACCGCCAACAAGCGAAACAAATGAAGATGTTCCCAAGCTGAGTAATAAAACTAGTCTAACACCAAGCGATGCACACAAAGTTGTCATAGAAGTTTCTGATAGTGATGCAGAAAATGCAAGAG AGAAATCTCTGGTCAGACAACCATCGACTACAGAATATTTGCCAGGCATGCTTCACACAGAGTCACCAGCTGGCTTGCTGCCGCAATTTTCTAGTTGGTCTTTGGTTTGTCTTGGACCTAGCAGTTTGTATTCACACAATTTGGGTCTTCAACATCAAGCTGGTGTTCTGCCTACTTCTGCTTTTCTTTTACCTTGGGATGTGACTGTAAG ACTAGAACATCAAAAAGAGAGAGGTTCTTTGTGGCCTACAATAGGTGACCATGGAACTCATGGGTACTGTCCAAGAGGAAAGAATTTCCAGAATATGAACACTATTCGCGGTAGGAAATCCAAAGGTGGGAAAGAATTTGTAGTGAAGATATTCGTTGGAGTAGAATACGAATGTCCACGAGGACACAGATTCATGGCATCCGCTCCGGACAAAGTATTAAAAGCAACTGGAAACGGGATTGTTAAAGACAGTGGAAATAAAGTCACATCCAGCACAGCAGATATGCCCCTTTATTTTGCATGTCCTTGCAG GCAAACGAAGCCACTGATCGCTCAATTAATGAGGATTCATGTGGTGACGCCAAAAGCACCCGTTCATGTCACGTTGAATCCTAGAGTTCAACCAGGACCTCCACCGTGTCCAATTTTTGTTACTGGTTGCGATGAACCGATAAAACTTTCGCAAAGTGCCTACTGGGTTTTGCGATTACC ATACGTATACATGGATGAGAAGGGACCGTATTTGGCGCCGAAAGAACCAGTACCGACATCTCACGGCAGGTTATTGGCGGGAATGTACGGAATCAGCGAAGTACTTccggaaaaaaaataa